One Trueperaceae bacterium genomic window carries:
- a CDS encoding carbohydrate ABC transporter permease, producing MRRTGSLHRLPVVWRTSSTLLVVTWLLVALFPIAWLVVMSVKLPIDAFAPNVLDVLRGPDTRVRLGGPSGYDLLLGGLSVALAVALHRLRRTLFAPFVDASGELRVGGTVLSYLTTAGTLGITTLLLTPWLGGALEAATPDGPLSRPLIGATLQHFRAVWIDNAFYVHLGNSLYVTGGVVAISLTIGALAGYGLARKSSRIAFWILIAALVFRALPHSTLVTGYLPPFIEFGLYGRQFAVIIVLVAINQPFTIWMLRSFFANVPSTLDEAAMVDGATRLQAFWHVVMPVMWPGVITTGLFSFMLAYNDYLVAALLLDGRDQTMVPAIMQYFNRETTLGDQLEAIAAAVSITGPLFLIVLVFQRQIVSGLTQGAVKG from the coding sequence ATGAGGCGGACCGGCTCCCTCCACCGCCTGCCCGTCGTCTGGCGCACCAGCTCCACCCTGCTGGTCGTCACCTGGCTCCTCGTCGCCCTGTTCCCCATCGCCTGGCTGGTCGTGATGAGCGTCAAGCTCCCCATCGACGCCTTCGCCCCCAACGTCCTGGACGTGCTTCGCGGCCCCGACACGCGGGTGCGCCTCGGGGGGCCGTCGGGCTACGACCTGCTTCTGGGCGGCCTCTCGGTCGCGCTCGCCGTCGCCCTGCACCGCCTCCGCCGCACGCTGTTCGCGCCGTTCGTCGACGCGTCGGGCGAGCTGCGCGTCGGGGGGACGGTGCTGAGCTACCTCACGACCGCCGGCACGTTGGGCATCACGACGCTGCTCCTGACCCCCTGGCTCGGGGGTGCCCTTGAGGCCGCGACGCCCGACGGTCCGCTGTCCCGCCCGCTGATCGGAGCGACCCTCCAGCACTTTCGGGCGGTGTGGATCGACAACGCCTTCTACGTCCACCTCGGAAACTCGCTGTACGTCACCGGCGGCGTGGTCGCGATCAGCCTCACGATCGGCGCCCTCGCCGGCTACGGACTGGCGCGCAAGAGCAGCCGCATCGCCTTCTGGATCCTGATCGCCGCCCTCGTCTTCCGAGCCTTGCCGCACTCGACCCTCGTGACCGGCTACCTCCCGCCCTTCATCGAGTTCGGGCTGTACGGCCGGCAGTTCGCCGTCATCATCGTGCTCGTCGCGATCAACCAACCGTTCACGATCTGGATGCTGCGCAGTTTCTTCGCGAACGTCCCCTCCACCCTCGACGAGGCCGCGATGGTCGACGGCGCCACCCGCCTGCAGGCGTTCTGGCACGTCGTGATGCCGGTCATGTGGCCGGGCGTCATCACGACCGGCCTGTTCTCGTTCATGCTCGCGTACAACGACTACCTCGTCGCCGCCCTCCTGCTCGACGGCCGGGACCAGACGATGGTGCCGGCGATCATGCAGTACTTCAACCGCGAGACGACCCTCGGGGATCAACTCGAGGCGATCGCCGCGGCGGTCAGCATCACCGGTCCCCTCTTCCTGATCGTCCTCGTCTTCCAACGCCAGATCGTCTCCGGCCTCACGCAAGGCGCGGTGAAAGGATGA
- a CDS encoding ester cyclase, translating to MAERPRFHPAPTADGLPGFDPPYADLVDYIVRITERIWERSDMGHIHDTYAPDVIVHTGLGTERGIEGVIAGSVHTLAAFPDRRMAAEDVIATHDGAGTYRSGHLIANTATHDGPGRFGPPTGRSVRFHAIAECVVRANHIVEEWLVRDTRAVAEQLGFDPLDLAAHAEVPATFDPTPPGAAHATDPVVAGADADDPAVRTALDLLEGTINGRHFNRIAELYDDATVTWVPGHVELHGPDPFRRYALTLVAPFPDAYLDVQRVDVNAHEGLTRVAVRWSLRGTHRLEGRFGPPTGRPIDALGISHVHVQDGRVVRHYVVLDELALLTTLHGTPAPQEARS from the coding sequence GTGGCCGAGCGACCCCGCTTTCATCCCGCCCCGACGGCCGACGGCCTGCCCGGCTTCGACCCGCCGTACGCCGACCTCGTGGACTACATCGTCCGCATCACCGAGCGCATCTGGGAGCGCTCCGACATGGGGCACATCCACGACACGTACGCACCGGACGTGATCGTGCACACCGGGCTCGGCACCGAGCGCGGCATCGAGGGCGTGATCGCCGGCAGCGTCCACACGCTCGCCGCCTTCCCCGACCGGCGCATGGCGGCGGAGGACGTGATCGCCACGCACGACGGAGCGGGGACCTACCGGTCGGGGCACCTGATCGCCAACACCGCCACGCACGACGGGCCCGGCCGGTTCGGACCCCCCACCGGTCGCAGCGTCCGCTTCCACGCCATCGCCGAATGCGTCGTGCGCGCCAACCACATCGTCGAGGAGTGGCTCGTGCGCGACACGCGCGCCGTGGCGGAACAGCTCGGCTTCGATCCGCTCGACCTCGCGGCGCACGCCGAGGTCCCGGCGACCTTCGACCCCACGCCGCCGGGCGCCGCGCACGCGACCGATCCGGTCGTCGCCGGCGCCGACGCCGACGACCCCGCCGTGCGGACCGCCCTCGACCTGCTGGAGGGCACGATCAACGGGCGGCACTTCAACCGCATCGCCGAGCTCTACGACGACGCGACCGTCACGTGGGTGCCGGGCCACGTGGAGCTCCACGGCCCCGACCCGTTCCGCCGCTACGCGCTGACGCTCGTGGCACCGTTCCCCGACGCGTACCTCGACGTCCAACGCGTCGACGTCAACGCGCACGAAGGCCTGACGCGCGTCGCGGTGCGCTGGTCCCTGCGGGGCACGCACCGCCTGGAGGGCCGCTTCGGTCCGCCGACCGGCCGCCCGATCGACGCCCTCGGCATCAGCCACGTGCACGTCCAGGACGGCCGCGTCGTCCGTCACTACGTGGTGCTGGACGAGCTGGCGTTGCTCACGACCCTACACGGCACCCCCGCCCCCCAGGAGGCACGTTCATGA
- a CDS encoding cupin domain-containing protein, with translation MPDTPDVIRFDHLKERGIPLMFIDSALPGHHRMNFALIGDTASENPAYAPAVTSPHDFQIGMAMCPPGQGPGYHTHDYVEAFFVLRSTFRFHYGHDENEPSDFVDVGPWDLITLPPRLWRSFENVGDEDGWFFAVLESHEAFDGKDPYWSPTIQRAAAEAGFEADARGKMIPPDDFAEREAEARARLAPHVARTNPRE, from the coding sequence ATGCCCGACACCCCCGACGTCATCCGCTTCGACCACCTCAAGGAACGCGGCATTCCGTTGATGTTCATCGACAGCGCCCTCCCCGGGCACCACCGCATGAACTTCGCGCTCATCGGCGACACCGCCAGCGAGAACCCCGCCTATGCCCCGGCCGTCACGAGCCCCCACGACTTCCAGATCGGCATGGCGATGTGCCCTCCGGGGCAGGGCCCCGGCTACCACACGCACGATTACGTCGAGGCGTTCTTCGTGCTGCGCAGCACCTTCCGTTTCCACTACGGACACGACGAGAACGAACCCAGCGACTTCGTCGACGTCGGGCCGTGGGACCTCATCACGCTGCCCCCCCGGCTGTGGCGCAGCTTCGAGAACGTCGGCGACGAGGACGGCTGGTTCTTCGCGGTCCTGGAGTCCCACGAGGCGTTCGACGGCAAGGACCCCTACTGGAGCCCCACGATCCAGCGCGCCGCGGCGGAGGCCGGCTTCGAGGCGGACGCGCGCGGCAAGATGATCCCCCCCGACGACTTCGCCGAACGCGAGGCGGAGGCCCGCGCCCGCCTCGCCCCGCACGTCGCGCGGACGAACCCGAGGGAGTGA
- the asnB gene encoding asparagine synthase (glutamine-hydrolyzing), with amino-acid sequence MCGFVGLWNVGNADLADRMIQRMTHRGPDDVNVVALDGSPVVMAHSRLSIIGPEDGAQPIHGGGDALIVNGEIYNHEDLRAILDPERFVTASDSETILHLQRTGDARWIAKLDGMFAFVLATEDRILAARDPLGIKPLYVARLEGGLAFASELKAFDGLDVRNVQAIPPGSLMDSREGVRTWYRLPQGAAEAEADLDVDATARELRYVLEAAVAKWTVADVEVGSFLSGGLDSSIMAALAQQQRRARGLGPLKTFSVGLEGSADLRAARAVAAHVGSDHYEYVFTADDVREALPHVIYHLESADVDLVRSAVPTWFAARLARASVKVVLTGEGADELFAGYAYHHAYVGDARALADELTRGLGTMHNINLQRVDRVTMAESLEARTPFLDRDLIDFAQSIPADLKLRRTDPDARESTGETTEKWILRKATEDLLPSDLVWRKKAQFDEGSGTLDALQAALRDLTG; translated from the coding sequence ATGTGTGGCTTCGTCGGATTGTGGAACGTCGGGAACGCCGACCTCGCGGATCGCATGATCCAACGCATGACGCACCGAGGGCCCGACGACGTCAACGTCGTCGCGCTCGACGGGTCGCCGGTCGTGATGGCGCACTCGCGCCTGTCGATCATCGGGCCGGAGGACGGAGCGCAACCGATCCACGGCGGTGGGGACGCGTTGATCGTCAACGGCGAGATCTACAACCACGAGGATTTGCGCGCCATCCTCGATCCGGAACGCTTCGTCACCGCCAGCGACTCCGAAACGATCCTGCACCTGCAACGCACCGGCGACGCGCGCTGGATCGCCAAGCTCGACGGCATGTTCGCGTTCGTGCTGGCGACCGAGGACCGAATCCTCGCGGCGCGCGACCCGCTCGGCATCAAGCCCCTGTACGTCGCGCGGCTCGAGGGCGGCCTCGCGTTCGCGTCGGAGCTCAAGGCGTTCGACGGGCTCGACGTGCGCAACGTCCAGGCGATCCCGCCCGGGAGCCTCATGGACAGCCGCGAGGGCGTGCGGACCTGGTACCGACTGCCGCAGGGGGCGGCGGAGGCGGAGGCCGACCTCGACGTCGACGCGACGGCGCGGGAGCTTCGCTACGTCCTCGAGGCGGCGGTCGCGAAGTGGACGGTCGCCGACGTCGAGGTCGGGAGCTTCCTCTCGGGGGGCCTCGACAGCTCCATCATGGCGGCGCTCGCGCAGCAGCAACGCCGCGCCCGCGGCCTCGGGCCGCTCAAGACGTTCTCCGTCGGGCTCGAGGGCAGCGCGGACCTGCGCGCCGCGCGCGCGGTCGCGGCGCACGTCGGGTCCGATCATTACGAGTACGTCTTCACCGCCGACGACGTGCGCGAGGCGCTGCCGCACGTGATCTACCACCTGGAGAGCGCCGACGTGGACCTGGTGCGTTCCGCGGTGCCGACCTGGTTCGCGGCGCGCCTGGCGCGCGCGTCGGTGAAGGTGGTCCTGACCGGTGAGGGGGCGGACGAGCTGTTCGCCGGGTACGCCTACCACCACGCCTACGTGGGCGACGCACGCGCCCTGGCGGACGAACTGACGCGCGGGCTCGGGACGATGCACAACATCAACCTGCAGCGCGTCGACCGCGTCACGATGGCGGAGAGCCTGGAGGCGCGCACGCCGTTCCTCGATCGCGACCTGATCGATTTCGCGCAATCGATCCCGGCGGACCTCAAGCTGCGCCGGACCGATCCCGACGCGCGGGAGAGCACGGGCGAGACGACCGAGAAGTGGATCCTGCGCAAGGCGACCGAGGACCTGCTGCCGAGCGACCTGGTGTGGCGGAAGAAGGCGCAGTTCGACGAGGGGTCGGGCACCCTGGACGCGTTGCAGGCGGCGTTGCGGGACCTGACCGGCC
- a CDS encoding extracellular solute-binding protein: MNKWILALVTAVALGLPSTAAAQCDLDNDVPLTMLSNSFEAWKIMSDAMTSCGNFEATLDADYRLKINDALAADPSVYTMVGVSNATLTPLLADGLVRPLDDLVEAYGQDLLPSQLIRVDGEIVAISMMVNAQHLMYRSDILDVLGLDVPETYPEVLAAAEEIQASGLVDDPLVGTFGAGWNLGEEFVNMYLGFDTPMFTDDSRPNVANDDGVAALEMLAALSSYMDPEYLSFDSTAAQQKMQQGQAAMTNLWATRAAAMEDPEESEVGGLVEFAAAPAAYAGGAPATTLWWDGISIAANVSDEEAEAAFRVLLEGIDRDVLAEHPDAAIWLSNPPIASDVAVGAQASAEGGAPAYPSSNLIGIMHNAAGEFIPAYLNGEASAEETLDAMEDAYLATARENGLID, encoded by the coding sequence ATGAACAAGTGGATCCTGGCCCTCGTCACCGCCGTCGCCCTCGGCCTTCCGTCCACGGCCGCAGCGCAGTGCGACCTCGACAACGACGTGCCGCTCACGATGCTCTCGAACTCGTTCGAGGCGTGGAAGATTATGAGCGACGCGATGACGTCGTGCGGCAACTTCGAGGCGACCCTCGACGCCGACTACCGGCTCAAGATCAACGACGCCCTCGCCGCCGACCCGTCGGTGTACACGATGGTGGGGGTCTCCAACGCGACGCTGACCCCCCTCCTCGCCGACGGCCTCGTGCGCCCCCTCGACGACCTCGTCGAGGCCTACGGGCAGGACCTGCTGCCCTCGCAGTTGATCCGCGTCGACGGCGAGATCGTCGCGATCAGCATGATGGTGAACGCCCAGCACCTGATGTACCGCAGCGACATCCTCGACGTGCTCGGGCTCGACGTGCCCGAGACGTACCCCGAGGTGCTCGCTGCGGCGGAGGAGATCCAGGCTTCGGGCCTCGTCGACGACCCGCTCGTCGGGACGTTCGGTGCCGGCTGGAACCTCGGCGAGGAGTTCGTGAACATGTACCTCGGGTTCGACACCCCGATGTTCACCGACGACAGCCGCCCGAACGTCGCCAACGACGACGGGGTCGCCGCCCTCGAGATGCTGGCCGCCCTGAGCTCCTACATGGACCCCGAGTACCTCAGCTTCGACTCCACCGCCGCGCAACAGAAGATGCAGCAGGGCCAAGCGGCGATGACGAACCTCTGGGCGACGCGCGCCGCCGCCATGGAGGACCCCGAGGAGTCCGAGGTCGGGGGGCTCGTGGAGTTCGCCGCCGCGCCCGCCGCCTACGCCGGTGGCGCCCCCGCCACGACGCTGTGGTGGGACGGGATCTCGATCGCCGCGAACGTCAGCGACGAGGAGGCGGAGGCCGCCTTCCGCGTGCTGCTCGAGGGGATCGACCGCGACGTGCTCGCCGAGCACCCGGACGCCGCCATCTGGTTGAGCAACCCGCCGATCGCCTCCGACGTCGCCGTCGGTGCGCAGGCCTCCGCGGAGGGCGGCGCCCCCGCCTACCCGTCCTCGAACCTGATCGGCATCATGCACAACGCCGCCGGCGAGTTCATTCCGGCCTACCTGAACGGCGAGGCCAGCGCCGAGGAAACGCTGGACGCCATGGAGGACGCCTACCTGGCGACCGCCCGCGAGAACGGCCTGATCGACTGA
- a CDS encoding alpha/beta hydrolase — MNAATPLVLLPGTLCTDAVFAAQAAAFRAAGREVHVTPLGPERHVDGHADAVLAHAPERFALAGFSQGAITALAILRRAPERVTCAALLALNPGAATDAQRATWSAWRREAHDPDARRAVAERLRRNVAPARQDDRDLAAAIRTMAVDTPGASFEGQLEALASRPDAWATLADLRLPLALAVGREDSVTPLALHERVRDRLPEGTPLTVLEGAGHYAPLERPDAVTDWLREALIAPPDPPRGIG; from the coding sequence ATGAACGCCGCCACCCCCCTGGTCCTCCTGCCCGGCACCCTCTGTACCGACGCCGTGTTCGCCGCCCAGGCGGCGGCGTTCCGCGCCGCGGGCCGCGAGGTGCACGTCACGCCGTTGGGGCCGGAGCGTCACGTCGACGGGCACGCCGACGCCGTCCTCGCGCACGCCCCGGAGCGGTTCGCGCTCGCCGGCTTCTCGCAGGGCGCCATCACCGCCCTCGCGATCCTCCGCCGCGCCCCCGAGCGCGTGACGTGCGCCGCCCTCCTCGCCCTCAACCCCGGGGCCGCCACCGACGCGCAACGCGCCACCTGGTCGGCGTGGCGGCGCGAGGCGCACGACCCCGACGCGCGCCGCGCCGTCGCCGAACGCCTGCGCCGGAACGTCGCCCCCGCGCGCCAGGACGATCGCGACCTCGCCGCCGCGATCCGGACGATGGCGGTCGACACGCCCGGAGCTTCGTTCGAGGGCCAACTCGAGGCGCTCGCCTCGCGCCCCGACGCCTGGGCGACGCTCGCCGACCTCCGCCTCCCCCTCGCGCTCGCCGTAGGGCGCGAGGATTCGGTGACGCCGCTCGCCCTCCACGAACGCGTGCGCGACCGCCTCCCCGAAGGGACCCCCCTGACGGTCCTCGAGGGGGCGGGCCACTACGCGCCGCTCGAGCGGCCCGACGCCGTCACCGACTGGTTGCGCGAGGCCCTGATCGCGCCGCCCGACCCCCCGCGCGGGATAGGGTGA
- a CDS encoding sugar ABC transporter permease codes for MNGRTFWGFVGPSLFMMVLFIAGPLVGVLVQSFQQQRADFETVERESCTPFGCTTETTAVPVTDDAGRIVTRTVWVGWDNYTALLDPDAVRDALARPGDALRQLAQIRFWDALRFTLTFALVTLPLVIVLGLLLALAVNTLTDALKGPTIFVTLLPFIITPVIGALAVRWLFIGDGILTAGLERLLARDVAMFAQGWTIETMMLGYRVWHVVPFAFVIFYAGLQTVAAERLEAAGIDGATRWQKLRHVIVPHLMPLIIFVSLIHLMDSYRVFDEIIGFSASGYRTSLQYLTYEFLVPDESGNRSIGRASASAVLTMIGVVILLVPLLRTTWKEQRRA; via the coding sequence ATGAACGGCCGAACCTTCTGGGGGTTCGTCGGCCCCTCGCTGTTCATGATGGTCCTGTTCATCGCCGGTCCGTTGGTCGGCGTCCTGGTGCAGTCGTTCCAACAACAACGCGCCGACTTCGAGACGGTGGAGCGGGAGTCCTGCACGCCGTTCGGGTGCACCACCGAAACGACCGCGGTCCCCGTCACCGACGACGCGGGCCGGATCGTGACGCGGACGGTGTGGGTCGGCTGGGACAACTACACCGCCCTGCTGGACCCCGACGCCGTGCGCGACGCGCTGGCCCGCCCCGGGGATGCGCTGCGGCAGTTGGCGCAGATCCGCTTCTGGGACGCGCTGCGCTTCACGCTCACCTTCGCCCTCGTCACGCTCCCGCTGGTGATCGTGCTGGGGCTGCTCCTGGCGTTGGCGGTCAACACCCTCACCGACGCCCTCAAGGGCCCCACGATCTTCGTGACGCTGCTGCCGTTCATCATCACGCCGGTCATCGGGGCCCTCGCGGTCCGGTGGTTGTTCATCGGGGACGGCATCCTCACCGCCGGCCTCGAGCGCCTCCTCGCGCGCGACGTCGCGATGTTCGCGCAAGGCTGGACGATCGAGACGATGATGCTCGGCTACCGCGTGTGGCACGTCGTCCCCTTCGCCTTCGTGATCTTCTACGCCGGCCTCCAGACCGTCGCCGCCGAACGCCTCGAGGCGGCCGGCATCGACGGCGCCACCCGCTGGCAGAAACTCCGGCACGTGATCGTGCCGCACCTCATGCCGCTGATCATCTTCGTGTCCCTCATCCACCTGATGGACTCGTACCGCGTCTTCGACGAGATCATCGGGTTCAGCGCCTCGGGCTACCGCACCAGCCTGCAGTACCTCACCTACGAGTTCCTCGTGCCCGACGAATCCGGCAACCGCAGCATCGGGCGGGCCTCGGCCTCGGCGGTCCTGACGATGATCGGCGTCGTGATCCTGCTCGTCCCGCTGTTGCGGACCACCTGGAAGGAGCAACGGCGCGCATGA
- a CDS encoding ester cyclase: MPTPDDLAHAKRRLRAYEDAFEGAHPRDLKAKLAEHVTPDYRWYGTHPFRDTLDLDGVVEGFWTPFLQAFRHAQRRPAIAFSSVASETPEETWVASTGQILGMFEAPWLDIPDTGKLTFVSSCEFHRLEGDRIAETYHFVDVIAVMQQAGVDGLPPQTGSPIAFLPPRTQDGLQYGAPADPEDSASMLALMTKLGDDLGAHPEVDMDPDVLREVWHEDMLWWGPAGIGSTLGVQGFKDHHQKPYRHSLYDERTFVGHRASFAEGDYGGWVGWPSLEERVTKGGFLGMPATHTLATQRVVDIYRRERGKMAENWVFIDLLDYLWQLDVDPLGRMREMQRRRR, encoded by the coding sequence ATGCCCACGCCCGACGACCTCGCCCACGCCAAACGACGGCTTCGCGCCTACGAAGACGCCTTCGAGGGCGCCCACCCTCGCGACCTCAAGGCGAAACTCGCCGAGCACGTCACCCCCGACTACCGTTGGTACGGCACCCACCCGTTCCGCGACACGCTCGACCTCGACGGCGTCGTCGAGGGGTTCTGGACGCCGTTCCTGCAGGCCTTCCGCCACGCCCAGCGCCGCCCCGCCATCGCGTTCTCCAGCGTCGCGAGCGAGACCCCGGAGGAAACGTGGGTGGCGAGCACCGGGCAGATCCTCGGGATGTTCGAGGCCCCCTGGCTGGACATCCCCGACACCGGCAAACTGACGTTCGTCTCCTCCTGCGAGTTCCACCGCCTCGAGGGCGACCGCATCGCGGAGACCTATCACTTCGTCGACGTGATCGCCGTCATGCAGCAGGCCGGCGTCGACGGCCTCCCGCCGCAGACGGGGAGCCCGATCGCGTTCCTGCCGCCCCGCACGCAGGACGGCCTCCAGTACGGCGCGCCCGCCGACCCCGAGGACAGCGCCAGCATGCTGGCGTTGATGACGAAGCTCGGGGACGATTTGGGCGCGCACCCGGAGGTCGACATGGACCCCGACGTGCTGCGCGAGGTGTGGCACGAGGACATGCTGTGGTGGGGGCCGGCCGGCATCGGCAGCACCCTCGGGGTGCAGGGGTTCAAGGACCACCACCAGAAGCCGTACCGGCATTCGCTGTACGACGAGCGCACCTTCGTTGGCCACCGCGCCAGCTTCGCGGAGGGCGACTACGGCGGGTGGGTCGGGTGGCCCAGCCTCGAGGAGCGCGTCACGAAGGGCGGATTCCTCGGCATGCCCGCCACCCACACCCTCGCCACCCAACGGGTCGTCGACATCTACCGCCGCGAGCGCGGCAAGATGGCGGAGAACTGGGTGTTCATCGACCTCCTCGACTACCTCTGGCAACTCGACGTCGACCCGCTCGGACGCATGCGCGAGATGCAGCGCCGGCGCCGCTGA
- the hisD gene encoding histidinol dehydrogenase, translating to MSVRTVKPGVEADAKARTDARVRDTVRELLERIDAEGDAVVRELSDRFDGYAPDTFRLSDADVEAAIAAVPAAELDAIRFTLEQVRTFARAQREGLRDVEVETLPGVTLGHKHVPVDRVGCYVPGGRYPMVASAIMSVATAKVAGVPRVIACTPPKDGAPYPATVATMALAGADEIYVLGGVQAVGAMAIGTESIAPVDVIVGPGNAFVAEAKRQLFGRVGIDLLAGPTEVLVIADDTADAEMVATDLLGQAEHGTNSPAVLLTSSERLAGEIEAEIARQLEVLATAEVAGEAWRTHGQILLCDTEAELLEEANRIASEHVEVLTRDPDVFLEGMRNYGSLFLGPETNVAYGDKAIGTNHILPTDGAARYTGGLWVGKFLKTMTYQRCTEAASVEVGRHCATVSALEGFDGHRRQAALRVQRYGGSDG from the coding sequence ATGAGCGTACGCACCGTCAAACCCGGCGTCGAGGCGGACGCCAAAGCCCGCACCGACGCGAGGGTCCGCGACACCGTCCGCGAGCTGCTGGAGCGCATCGACGCGGAGGGCGACGCCGTCGTCCGCGAGCTGTCGGACCGCTTCGACGGGTACGCCCCCGACACGTTCCGCCTGAGCGATGCGGACGTCGAGGCGGCGATCGCGGCGGTTCCCGCCGCGGAGTTGGACGCCATCCGCTTCACCCTCGAGCAGGTCCGGACGTTCGCGCGGGCGCAACGCGAAGGCCTTCGCGACGTCGAGGTGGAGACGTTGCCGGGCGTCACCCTCGGCCACAAGCACGTCCCGGTCGACCGCGTCGGTTGTTACGTCCCCGGGGGCCGCTACCCGATGGTCGCCTCGGCCATCATGAGCGTCGCCACCGCCAAGGTCGCCGGCGTCCCCCGCGTCATCGCCTGCACGCCCCCCAAGGACGGCGCGCCCTACCCCGCGACGGTCGCGACCATGGCGCTGGCCGGCGCCGACGAGATCTACGTGCTCGGTGGGGTGCAGGCGGTCGGTGCGATGGCGATCGGCACCGAATCGATCGCTCCGGTCGACGTCATCGTCGGGCCCGGCAACGCCTTCGTCGCCGAAGCCAAGCGACAGCTCTTCGGCCGGGTCGGCATCGACCTGCTCGCCGGCCCGACCGAGGTGCTCGTCATCGCCGACGACACCGCGGACGCCGAGATGGTCGCCACCGACCTCCTCGGGCAGGCGGAGCACGGCACCAACTCGCCGGCGGTGCTCCTGACCAGCAGCGAGCGCCTCGCGGGGGAGATCGAGGCGGAGATCGCACGGCAGCTCGAGGTCCTCGCCACCGCGGAGGTGGCGGGGGAGGCGTGGCGCACCCACGGGCAGATCCTGCTCTGCGACACCGAAGCGGAGCTGCTCGAGGAGGCCAACCGGATCGCCAGCGAGCACGTCGAGGTCCTCACCCGCGATCCCGACGTCTTCCTCGAGGGCATGCGCAACTACGGGTCGCTGTTCCTCGGGCCCGAGACGAACGTCGCGTACGGCGACAAGGCGATCGGCACGAACCACATCCTCCCGACCGACGGGGCGGCGCGCTACACCGGCGGGTTGTGGGTCGGGAAGTTCCTGAAGACGATGACCTACCAACGCTGCACCGAGGCGGCGAGCGTCGAGGTCGGCCGCCACTGCGCCACCGTCAGCGCCCTCGAGGGGTTCGACGGGCACCGCCGGCAGGCCGCCCTGCGCGTCCAGCGCTACGGCGGGTCGGACGGGTGA
- a CDS encoding SDR family oxidoreductase, whose product MNAPAPVVAITGATGDVGSATARAFADAGYRVVAGYRSDGDAADRLVASLPGTGHRAVHVDVTDPPSLDGLRERLSSEVGSLDVLVNNAGVTRYVPHDDLDALDDALFDRIFATNVRGAFAATRAVLPLLRADGGGLVVHVSSIAAQSGRGSNVAYCASKAALDSMTRSLGRALAPGVRVVSVAPGLIDGPYADALDADFVDAQRRDTPLGRLATSADVAAAIVSVARDLTFSTGCVVPVDGGRPLG is encoded by the coding sequence GTGAACGCCCCCGCGCCGGTCGTCGCGATCACCGGCGCGACGGGCGACGTGGGCTCGGCCACCGCCCGCGCGTTCGCCGACGCCGGCTACCGGGTCGTGGCCGGCTACCGCAGCGACGGCGACGCCGCCGACCGCCTCGTCGCGTCCCTCCCGGGGACCGGGCACCGCGCCGTCCACGTCGACGTGACCGACCCGCCCTCCCTCGACGGTCTCCGGGAACGCCTGTCGTCGGAGGTGGGTTCACTCGACGTGCTCGTCAACAACGCCGGCGTCACCCGGTACGTGCCCCACGACGACCTCGACGCGCTCGACGACGCCCTCTTCGACCGGATCTTCGCGACGAACGTCCGGGGGGCGTTCGCAGCGACGCGCGCGGTCCTGCCCCTGCTTCGCGCGGACGGGGGTGGGTTGGTGGTGCACGTGAGCAGCATCGCGGCGCAGTCGGGGCGGGGAAGCAACGTCGCCTACTGCGCCTCGAAGGCGGCGCTCGACTCGATGACGCGCTCGTTGGGGCGGGCCCTCGCCCCCGGCGTCCGCGTCGTGTCGGTCGCGCCCGGGTTGATCGACGGACCGTACGCCGACGCCCTCGACGCCGACTTCGTCGACGCGCAACGCCGCGACACGCCCCTCGGGCGGTTGGCGACGTCGGCGGACGTGGCGGCCGCCATCGTGTCCGTCGCGCGCGACCTGACGTTCTCGACGGGGTGCGTCGTCCCCGTGGACGGCGGTCGACCCCTCGGATGA